CGGGCGGCGGGGGCGCCATCGACCTGACGGGCACGTGGCAGGCCGACAGCGCCTTCGACGACGGCACGCCCTACACCGTCCGCCTCACCTTCGACGGCGCAGGCAACTGGCAGATGGAGGTCCTCGTCGACGGGCAACCGCTCAGCTCGTTCGGTGGCACGTACGCGTTCGGTGCGGGCGGCCTGCTCCAGTACCGCGAGACCACGCGCTCCCAGCAGATCTGCTACCGGGGCGAGTGCCAGCCGAACACGACCCCCGACGCCGGCGGCGCCGACTACGTCACCTTCGACGCGAGCGGCGCCATGGTCATGACGGACGCCCAGACGGGTGAGTCGTTCAGCTACCGGAGGGTGGATCGCCCCTGACAGTTCCGTGACACAAATGCGGCCTTCGGACCGAACAATGCGGTCAGGCGCGGTGCCGCCCGGTGGGCGGCACCGCTGTCACACGAAGGAGTTGATCGACATCCGAAGAGCTGCTCTGACCGCACTGTTCCTCGCCGCCACCCTGGTCGGCTCGCTGGCGCTCGCCGCCAACCGCATCGTCACGCTCAGCGGTGACGCCACGGAGATACTCTTCGCGCTCGGCGCCGGCGACCAGGTCGTGGCGGTGGACGCCACCTCCAACTACCCCGCCGCCGCCACGGAGCTGCCCAACCTCGGCTACCCGGGCGCCCTCGGCCCCGAGGCCGTCATGGCGTTCGAGCCCACCCACGTGATAGCCAGCAAGATCACCGACCGACTGCCGGAGGCGCTCCTCGGCCAGCTGGAGGCGCTGGGCGTCACGGTCGTGCGCCTCGACGAGGCCCCCACCATCGACACGCCCGCCAACAACATCCGCCGCCTCGCCGCCATCACGGGCCAGGAAGCGCGCGGCGAGGAGCTCGTGGCCGGCCTGAACGACCAGTTCGCCCAGGCCGAGGCCATGGCCGCAGGCTTCGCCAAGGCGCCCCGCGTGCTCTTCCTCTACCTGGGCAGCCGCCAGATGCAGTTCGCGGGCGGTGCCGGGACGGCCACCCACGTGCTCATCGAGGCGGCGGGCGCCGTCGACGCGGGCGCCGAGGCGGGCTTCGTCGGCAACCAGCCGTTCACCACCGAGGCGCTGGTGGCCGCCGCCCCCGACGTGCTCCTCGTCACCGACCGCGGCCTCGCCGCCGTGGGCGGCGTGGCGGGCGTGCTCGACATCCCCGGCGTCAAGCAGACCCCCGCCGGCCAGGCCGGCAACGTCGTCTCCTACGAAGACCTCTACCTGCTCGGCATGGGGCCGCGGTTCGGCGAGATGCTCCTCGACTTCGTGGGCCGGCTCAGCCAGATGCAGTGACGGCGAGTGACGCCGGCTAGCGCGCCGGCCGCGCGGGCGGCGCGGCCGGTGGTACTGGCCGGGCTGACGCTCCTCACCCTCGCAGGCCTGCTCGTCTCGCTGGGGTGGGGAGCCGTGGCCATCGAGCCGCAGCAGGTGGTCGCCATCGTGCTGCACCACCTCGGGCTCGAGCCCGCCACCGCCTTCACGAGCCAGCAGGACGCCGTGCTGTGGAGCATCAGGTTGCCGCGCGCGCTCTTCGCCCTCCTAGCCGGCGCGGGCCTGGCGCTCTCGGGCGTGGCGCTGCAGGCGGTGCTGCGGAACCCGCTCGCGGACCCGGCGCTGCTTGGCATCACGGGCGGCGCCACGCTGGGCGTGGTCACGCTCGTGGCCGGCGCCGGGCTGGTGGCGCGCTGGCTCCACCCGCTGGCAGGGGTGGTGGGCGCCCTCGCGGTGGGGCTGTGGCTCCACCGCGTCGCGCGCGCCGGCGGCGGCCGCTCGGACACCGTGACGCTGATACTGGCGGGGGTGGCGTTGCAGATTCTGCTCGCGGCCGTGGTGACCATCGTGATCGCCGTGGCGCGCCGCCCCGGCCTGCCCGACGCCACCTTCTGGACCCTCGGCACCCTGAGCGGCGCCCGCTGGCAGGACGTGTGCGTCGCCGCGCCCGGGGTGGCGGCGGTGCTGCTGCTCCTCGTGCGGCTGGCCCCGCGCCTCGACCTGCTGCTGCTGGGCGACGCGGAGGCGCGTCACCTGGGCGTAAACACCAACGCCACCGGCTTGCAGGTGATGGCGTTGGTGGCGCTCCTGACCGGCGTGGTGGTGGCGTACTGCGGCAGCGTCGCCTTCGTGGGCCTGGTGGTGCCGCACCTGCTCCGCACCCTGCTCGGCCCCGGCCACCGCACGCTGGTGACGGCCAGTGCCCTGGGCGGCGCTGCCCTCCTCACCTGGGCGGACGCCGTGGCGCGCAACGCCATCAGCCCGCTCGAACTCCCCCTCGGCGTGCTCGTCACGCTGGTGGGCGGACCGCTCTTCTTCTACCTGGTTGGCCGCAGCCGCCGCGCGGGCGCCTGGTGACTCCCGAGCCCACCTCGCGGGCAGCTGGTGGCGCGCCCGGCCTGGTCGCGGAGGAGGTGAGCGTCGATCGCGGCGGGCGCGACGCCCTCGCCGGCGTGAGCCTGAGCCTGCGCCCCGGTGCCGTCACCGTGCTGGCGGGGCCGAACGGGGCGGGGAAGTCGACGCTCATGGCGGTGTTGAGCGGCGACCTGACGCCGCGCCGCGGTCGCGTTCTGCTCGACGGCACGGACCTGCGGGAGTGGCCCGCCGCCCGGCTGGCGCGCCGCCGCGCCGTGATGCCGCAGGAGACGCTCCTGACGTTCGCGTTCACCGCTGAGGAGGTCGTGCGGCTGGGCCGCCACCCGAACGCCCCCGGCCGGAGCGCTGGCGGGAACGACGACGAGGTCGTCGCCGCCAGCATGCGCAAGACGGAGACCACCGACCTGCGTCACCGCCTCTTCCCGACCCTGTCGGGTGGCGAGAAGGCGCGCGTCACGCTGGCGCGCGTGTTGGCGCAGGAGAGCCCCCTGCTCTTCCTCGACGAGCCGACGGCCAGCCTCGACCCGCGCCACCAGCACCTCGTCATGACCACCGCCCGACGCGCCGCCGACGTGGGCGGCGCCGTGCTGATCGTGCTGCACGACCTCAACCTCGCGGCCACCTACGCGGACGCGGTGGTCCTCCTCAAGGCCGGGCTGGTGCACGCCGCCGGTGCCCCAGCCGAGGTGCTCACGGCCGAGACGCTGGAGGACGTGTACGGCGCCCCCTTCCGGGTCATCGACCACCCCGTGTACGGCACGCCGCTGGTGGTCTCTCTAGCCGCCGCCCGGGCGGACGAGTGTTGAGGGAGACGCGTGGCCGACGCCCAGGCGGCCCGCCGCGGGGCTAACATCCGCAGCGTGAGTAGCGCCCCCGTCTCCACCCGCGACCGGAACTACATCCTCTTCGGCATCCTGCTGGCCATGTTCCTGGCCGCCATCGACCAGACGATCGTGGCCACGGCCCTGCCGCGGATCGTCGAGGACCTCGGCGGGCTCGAGCGCTACGCCTGGGTGTTCACGGCCTACCTCGTGATGTCGACCATCCTCGTGCCCATCTACGGCAAGTTGGCCGACATGTACGACCGCCGCAAGATCGAGCTGTGGGCCATAGGCCTGTTCCTCGCCGGCTCGTTCATGTGCGGCCTGGCGGGCGAGTTCGGGACGCTGCCGCTCCTGGGCGACGGGATGACGCAACTGATCTTGTTCCGCGCGCTGCAGGGCGTTGGCGCGGCCGGGCTGCTCGGGTTGGCGTTCATCATCATCGCCGACCTCTTCCCGCCCGCCGAGCGCGGCAAGTACCAGGGGCTGGTCGGCAGCGTCTTCGGCATCTCGAGCGTGTTGGGCCCGCTACTCGGCGGCCTGCTCACCGACCACGGCGGCGCCATCATCCCCGGCGTGGCCGGGTGGCGCTGGGTGTTCTACGTCAACCTCCCCTTCGGGGTGCTCGCGCTCTGGTTCATCATCAGGCGCATGCCGCACCTCGTGCCGCGCGGCGAGCGGGGCCGCCTCGACCTCCTGTCGGTGGCGCTCCTCTTCGCCGGCCTCGGTCCGCTCGTGCTCGGGCTGCAGCTCGACAAGAGCGAGCACCCGTGGGGTTCGCCCACCACGCTCACCCTCCTCGGCGTGGGCGTCGGCGTGCTGGCGCTCTTCGTGCTCCGCTCGCTCTACACGCGCAACCCGATCCTCGACCTGACGCTGTTCCGCGACCGCATCTTCCGCACGTCCAACGTCGCCGTGTTCTTCCTTGGCGCGGCGTTCCTCAGCATGGTGGCGTTCCTGCCGCTCTTCATGGTGAACGTCCTGGGCGTGTCCGCCACCCGCGCCGGCCTCAGCCTCGTGCCGCTGTCGCTCGGCGTGACGGCCAGCTCCACCTTCGCCGGCATCCTCGTGTCGCGCGTGGGGCACTACCGCCGCATCCTCCTCGCGGGCGGGGTGGTGTTGCTGCTGGGCGCGTACCTCCTGTCGCGCATGGGCCCCGACGTGCCCTACTGGCGCGTGTCCCTCTACATGGTGATCGCCGGTGTGGGTCTCGGCCCGTCGATGCCCCTCTACACCCTGGCGGTGCAGAACTCGGTCGACTTCCGCAAGATCGGCCAGGCGACGAGCGCCGTGCAGTTCTTCCGGCAGATCGGGGGCGCGCTCGGCACCGCGGTGCTCGGTACCGTGCTGGCCACCGGGTTGGCCTCCGCCTTCGCGACCAACATGCCGGCGGGCGCGGCGGACCTGGCGGGCGTGGGCGCCGGCGCCGTGAGCGCCGAGGGGCCGGGGGGCGGTGGGCTCGACGAGGTGGCCGCCGGGATCGCGGCGCGCTTCGATCGCGTCTACGCGGCCGTGGCCGCCGCCGTCGAGGCCGGCGACGACGCCGGCGTCGCGAACGCGCTGGCCGCGGGCGGCGTGCCCACCGCCGCCGCCCAGGGCGCCCTCGCGGCCTCCCGCGCCGCGAC
Above is a window of Trueperaceae bacterium DNA encoding:
- a CDS encoding heme ABC transporter ATP-binding protein: MGGRRGAQRHQPARTPPRRARHAGGRTALLLPGWPQPPRGRLVTPEPTSRAAGGAPGLVAEEVSVDRGGRDALAGVSLSLRPGAVTVLAGPNGAGKSTLMAVLSGDLTPRRGRVLLDGTDLREWPAARLARRRAVMPQETLLTFAFTAEEVVRLGRHPNAPGRSAGGNDDEVVAASMRKTETTDLRHRLFPTLSGGEKARVTLARVLAQESPLLFLDEPTASLDPRHQHLVMTTARRAADVGGAVLIVLHDLNLAATYADAVVLLKAGLVHAAGAPAEVLTAETLEDVYGAPFRVIDHPVYGTPLVVSLAAARADEC
- a CDS encoding ABC transporter substrate-binding protein, translated to MIDIRRAALTALFLAATLVGSLALAANRIVTLSGDATEILFALGAGDQVVAVDATSNYPAAATELPNLGYPGALGPEAVMAFEPTHVIASKITDRLPEALLGQLEALGVTVVRLDEAPTIDTPANNIRRLAAITGQEARGEELVAGLNDQFAQAEAMAAGFAKAPRVLFLYLGSRQMQFAGGAGTATHVLIEAAGAVDAGAEAGFVGNQPFTTEALVAAAPDVLLVTDRGLAAVGGVAGVLDIPGVKQTPAGQAGNVVSYEDLYLLGMGPRFGEMLLDFVGRLSQMQ
- a CDS encoding MFS transporter, whose protein sequence is MFLAAIDQTIVATALPRIVEDLGGLERYAWVFTAYLVMSTILVPIYGKLADMYDRRKIELWAIGLFLAGSFMCGLAGEFGTLPLLGDGMTQLILFRALQGVGAAGLLGLAFIIIADLFPPAERGKYQGLVGSVFGISSVLGPLLGGLLTDHGGAIIPGVAGWRWVFYVNLPFGVLALWFIIRRMPHLVPRGERGRLDLLSVALLFAGLGPLVLGLQLDKSEHPWGSPTTLTLLGVGVGVLALFVLRSLYTRNPILDLTLFRDRIFRTSNVAVFFLGAAFLSMVAFLPLFMVNVLGVSATRAGLSLVPLSLGVTASSTFAGILVSRVGHYRRILLAGGVVLLLGAYLLSRMGPDVPYWRVSLYMVIAGVGLGPSMPLYTLAVQNSVDFRKIGQATSAVQFFRQIGGALGTAVLGTVLATGLASAFATNMPAGAADLAGVGAGAVSAEGPGGGGLDEVAAGIAARFDRVYAAVAAAVEAGDDAGVANALAAGGVPTAAAQGALAASRAATDPAARAGFLAGLRAELTTQAEAVTTAVLRGIRVSFAAAVTRVYAIVVFLVLAGWLVTFLLPEKPLRKTHAPAPVVAGE